Below is a window of Pseudomonas monteilii DNA.
GCTGACGCGCGATTCGCTGACCCCCAGGACTTCACCGATCTCCTTGAGGTTCAGCTCTTCGTCATAGTACAACGCCAGCACCAGGCGCTCGCGCTCCGGCAGGTTGGCGATCGCATCGGTCAACGCGGCCTGGAAACGTTCGTCCTCCAGGTTGCGCGAAGGGCCGAGCTGGGCGCTGGCGCCATCCTCGTGCAGGCCTTCGTGTTCGCCGTCCTGCAGCAGGTCGTCGAAACTGAACAGGCGACTGCCCAAGGTATCGTTCAGGATCCCGTAGTAATCGTCCAACCCCATATTGAGTTCGGCAGCGACTTCATTATCTTTAGCGTCGCGTCCGGTACGAGCCTCGACGGCGCGCATGGCATCGCTGACCATGCGGGTGT
It encodes the following:
- the fliA gene encoding flagellar biosynthesis sigma factor (sigma factors are initiation factors that promote the attachment of RNA polymerase to specific initiation sites and are then released; this sigma factor directs late flagellar biosynthesis genes), with amino-acid sequence MSASGFKMYSKPSKDAQYALIERHAPLVKRIAYHLLARLPANVQVEDLIQAGMLGLLEVANKYDASKGASFETYAGIRIRGAMLDEVRKGDWAPRSVHRNTRMVSDAMRAVEARTGRDAKDNEVAAELNMGLDDYYGILNDTLGSRLFSFDDLLQDGEHEGLHEDGASAQLGPSRNLEDERFQAALTDAIANLPERERLVLALYYDEELNLKEIGEVLGVSESRVSQLHSQCAARLRSRLGEWRAR